In bacterium, the DNA window CTCGGCGTCGTGCCGCTGGCGGTCGGCGCCTTCGGCAACTATGTCATGCCGCTGCAGGTCGGCGCCCCCGACATGGCCTTCCCGAAACTCAACATGATGTCGTACTGGGTCTACTTCGTCGGCGGCGTCATCATGCTGGCCTCGTTCTTTGTCCCCGGCGGCGCCGCCAACTCCGGCTGGACCTCGTATGCGCCGCTCTCCAGCATCGCCACCGCCGGCCAGACCTGGTGGCTCTGCGGGATGGTGTTCCTGATCACCTCATCGCTTCTGGGCTCGATCAATTTCATCGTCACCATCATACAACTGCGCGCCAAGGGCCTGACCTGGATGCGGCTGCCGTTTTTCGTCTGGGCGCAGTTCGTCACCTCGTTCCTGCTGCTTCTGGCCTTCCCGCCGCTGGAGGCGGCCGCCATCCTGCAGTTGATGGACCGTGTGGTGGGCACCTCCTTCTTCCTGCCCTCCGGACTGGTTGTCTCCGGGCAGGCGCTCGATGTCGCCGGCGGCGGCAGTCCGCTGTTGTGGCAGCACCTCTTCTGGTTTCTGGCCCACCCCGAAGTCTATGTGCTGATCCTGCCGGCGTTGGGCATCGTCGCCGAGATCATCGCCAACAACACCCGCAAGCCGCTGTGGGGGTACCGGTCGCTGGTCTACGCGACCATCTTCCTCGGCTTCATGTCGTTTATCGTCT includes these proteins:
- a CDS encoding cbb3-type cytochrome c oxidase subunit I, translating into MDHQQTAQPTHSAHPAPVHGHHEPDLGFWRRYIFSVDHKVIGVQYGITALVFLFFGFCLMMMMRWQLAYPGEPMPLIGSWISENFMPGGIMLPEFYNSLGAMHGTIMVFLGVVPLAVGAFGNYVMPLQVGAPDMAFPKLNMMSYWVYFVGGVIMLASFFVPGGAANSGWTSYAPLSSIATAGQTWWLCGMVFLITSSLLGSINFIVTIIQLRAKGLTWMRLPFFVWAQFVTSFLLLLAFPPLEAAAILQLMDRVVGTSFFLPSGLVVSGQALDVAGGGSPLLWQHLFWFLAHPEVYVLILPALGIVAEIIANNTRKPLWGYRSLVYATIFLGFMSFIVWAHHMFLTGMGTAISAFFQTTTMIISIPSVIIITALVISLWGGSIRFSTPMLFALGFLPMFGIGG